One part of the Trichoplusia ni isolate ovarian cell line Hi5 chromosome 2, tn1, whole genome shotgun sequence genome encodes these proteins:
- the LOC113506351 gene encoding partitioning defective 3 homolog isoform X3, with translation MDGGSATEPVPPPRLKKLARQAASKQQERKSVTWGPETWVGVRALRASSGGILDPDDRVRDVADDRETLTAECTAQAPQPRAAQADGASGSSAGTASPDMFRGGGGVGGSMRVPDTDSCVEVGAADLEDGANGLQVRRGSEPTLHQDTLPPQRQVSEQTKRWSAAVVCRDDSSRVTQKVHPLPDGRPPDAPDRHSHGQHFQRQSNRLSMQFSGPGSGVWLDAAERVQSYGSKSLPRDARREPLGQDTPVNNHQNHRVEDMLRWVSGVNNVASVHPVQERPLDLLPEGGSSERAISGLEEPLAVSGGGKPAAAVRVALVKGEKGLGFTITTRDNPTGGHCPIYIKNILPKGAAVTDGRLRAGDKLVSVNNVPVSGLTQQQVVTLLRNTPTDSTVEIVIERNVPNRTQRVEPQQSPTKYIEKAIGTPPSNAIEANKSSENGRVSSIVNAINQNSANSSMRGRIPKSSSKDDLLSKDLSNDSALQEALNSSSNSLLSLRNRLILRLDVPVHDSEKAGLGISVKGKVTVGADPQDLGIFIKSVLHGGAASRDGRLHTNDQLLSVNGVSLVGQSNAEAMETLRRALLHARPPRTGSITLTIARRTDSMDSLARWKDDTPPNGNDTTNSNENSQNYNTVIYNASSDKENKPADNYHQKYDANQNEGFDSHDGRSSKKHASIVTINNNNSWVSNQSDDSKGYLERDKDTAPHDSKRDSFEWSRLDGWNPVIDRLTGLRNESYYMATQVEAPVANGHHYRQNLGHVHMSRSPPAHHNVIIEEDYGTTKGSGGGESGSESGAGFSRDAVGRRSMSEKRHAALDAKATGTYKKIKEIKAINSLQVGPSLGMRKSSSLESLQTAIQETQRNPRAEPIYARAHPPLKHWLTDDNNGPDIIRGSPQQSSLSHKKPSLLKSLSTMFRIGKPHKKPEQEVYGRSQPGRASEKSLSRDALERQSRIEEREKEEESKSQQRSEASHSRQGSSGSGGERANKRERRAPPYRAPPHQQHPQAMDSAWGPTGHYVNYEEIQQNLNARREKLSEVQIGQMRRQVNAQRAKAEEESRRAGAGGYHSQRSCREGGVRPQSNYYEYESAPPRRPGKLSHYH, from the exons ATGGATGGTGGGTCGGCTACCGAGCCCGTGCCTCCGCCGCGGCTGAAGAAGTTGGCTCGCCAGGCCGCTTCCAAGCAACAGGAGCGGAAGTCTGTCACATGG GGTCCGGAAACATGGGTGGGTGTCCGAGCGTTGCGCGCCAGTTCGGGTGGCATCCTGGATCCCGACGACCGCGTGCGAGACGTGGCGGATGACCGGGAGACGCTGACGGCCGAGTGCACTGCGCAGGCGCCGCAACCGCGCGCCGCGCAGGCAGATGGCGCTAGTGGCTCCTCTGCCGGCACCGCCTCCCCGGATATGTTTCGG GGTGGCGGTGGCGTTGGTGGCAGCATGCGGGTCCCCGACACGGATTCGTGCGTGGAAGTGGGCGCAGCAGATCTGGAGGACGGCGCCAATGGCCTGCAGGTGCGGCGCGGCAGCGAGCCCACGCTGCACCAGGACACGCTGCCGCCACAGCGACAG GTGTCAGAACAAACGAAGCGATGGTCGGCAGCGGTGGTCTGCCGGGACGACAGTAGCCGCGTGACGCAGAAAGTGCACCCACTACCGGACGGGCGGCCGCCGGACGCGCCGGACCGACACTCACACGGCCAACACTTCCAGCGACAGTCCAACCGACTCTCCATGCAGTTCTCTGGACCTGG GAGCGGTGTGTGGCTAGACGCAGCGGAACGGGTACAAAGTTACGGCAGCAAGAGTCTTCCTAGAGACGCACGGAGAGAGCCCCTGGGGCAAGATACACCTGTTAATAATCATCAAAATCATAG GGTAGAAGACATGCTGAGATGGGTGTCTGGTGTCAACAACGTGGCGAGCGTGCATCCTGTACAAGAACGGCCACTTGATCTCTTACCTGAAG GTGGCAGCAGCGAGCGCGCGATCTCAGGCCTTGAGGAGCCGCTGGCGGTGTCGGGCGGCGGCAAGCCCGCGGCCGCCGTCAGGGTCGCGCTCGTCAAGGGGGAGAAGGGACTCGGCTTCACCATCACCACGCGCGACAACCCCACCGGCGGACACTGCCCCATATACATCAAGAATATACTGCCTAAG GGTGCTGCAGTAACAGACGGTCGGTTACGAGCGGGAGACAAACTGGTGTCTGTAAACAACGTGCCGGTGTCAGGCCTCACGCAACAGCAAGTCGTCACTCTACTAAGGAACACCCCCACCGATTCTACTGTAGAAATCGTCATAGAAAGAAATGTACCTAATAGGACCCAg AGGGTAGAACCCCAACAAAGTCCAACGAAATACATAGAGAAAGCCATCGGAACGCCTCCGTCTAACGCAATAGAAGCCAACAAGTCTTCAGAGAACGGTCGCGTGTCTAGCATCGTGAACGCTATCAACCAGAACAGTGCCAACAGCTCTATGAGAGGCCGGATACCTAAGAGCTCCTCCAAAGATGACTTGCTCAGCAAGGACTTAAGTAACGATAGCGCGCTGCAAGAAGCTCTCAATTCTTCGTCTAATTCT CTGCTAAGTCTTCGCAACCGCCTGATCCTGCGGCTGGACGTGCCGGTGCATGACTCGGAGAAGGCGGGGCTGGGCATCAGCGTGAAGGGGAAGGTCACCGTGGGGGCAGACCCGCAGGACCTCGGCATCTTCATCAAGTCCGTACTGCACGGCGGGGCCGCGTCTAGGGATGGCAG GCTACATACGAACGACCAGCTGCTGAGTGTGAACGGCGTGTCCCTCGTGGGGCAGAGCAACGCCGAGGCGATGGAGACACTACGGAGGGCGCTCCTACACGCGCGGCCGCCGCGGACTGGCAGCATCACACTCACTATCGCTAGGAGGACTG ACAGCATGGATAGTTTAGCAAGGTGGAAAGACGACACGCCGCCAAATGGAAACGATACCACCAACTCAAATGAGAACTCACAAAACTACAACACTGTGATCTACAATGCGAGCAGTGACAAAGAGAACAAACCTGCCGATAATTACCACCAAAAGTATGACGCTAACCAAAACGAAGGCTTTGACAGCCATGACGGAAGAAGCAGTAAGAAACACGCCTCCATAGTCACgataaacaacaacaacagctgGGTCTCCAACCAATCAGACGACAGCAAAGGGTATTTAGAAAGAGATAAAGATACTGCTCCTCATGATAGCAAAAGAGATAGCTTTGAATGGAGTCGGTTGGATGGATGGAATCCAGTGATAGATAGACTGACGGGTTTGAGGAATGAGAGTTATTACATGGCGACGCAAGTCGAAGCGCCGGTAGCGAATGGTCACCATTATAGACAGAACTTAGGGCATGTGCACATGTCGCGGTCGCCGCCTGCGCATCATAATGTTATCATTGAAGAAGACTACGGTACTACGAA aggcagcggcggcggcgagtCGGGCAGCGAGTCGGGCGCGGGCTTCAGCCGCGACGCGGTGGGGCGCCGCTCCATGTCGGAGAAGCGCCACGCCGCGCTCGACGCCAAGGCCACCGGGACCTACAAGAAGATCAAGGAGATTAAAGCTATCAACT CATTGCAAGTGGGACCATCATTAGGCATGCGgaaatcatcaagtttggagTCACTACAAACAGCTATACAAGAAACCCAAAGGAATCCGCGCGCTGAACCAATATACGCACGTGCCCATCCAC CTTTAAAACATTGGTTGACGGACGACAACAACGGTCCCGACATCATACGGGGCTCGCCGCAGCAGTCCTCACTCTCACATAAGAAGCCCTCATTACTCAAATCATTATCTACCATGTTCAG GATAGGCAAGCCTCATAAGAAACCTGAGCAAGAAGTGTATGGCAGGTCCCAGCCTGGCCGAGCGTCAGAGAAGTCCTTGTCAAGAGACGCGTTAGAGCGGCAGAGCAGGATAGAAGAGAGGGAGAAAGAAGAAGAATCTAAGTCACAACAGAG GTCGGAGGCGTCCCACTCGCGGCAGGGCAgcagcggcagcggcggcgagcgcgccaACAAGCGGGAGCGGCGCGCGCCGCCCTACCGCGCGCCGCCGCATCAGCAGCACCCG caGGCAATGGACAGCGCGTGGGGTCCCACCGGGCACTACGTCAACTACGAAGAAATACAACAAAACTTAAA CGCGCGTCGCGAGAAGTTGAGTGAGGTGCAGATAGGACAGATGAGGAGACAGGTCAACGCACAGAGAGCCAAGGCCGAGGAGGAGAG TCGTCGGGCAGGAGCGGGTGGCTACCACTCACAGCGCTCCTGTAGGGAGGGAGGCGTGCGGCCGCAGTCCAACTACTACGAGTACGAGAGCGCGCCGCCGAGGAGACCAGGCAAACTCTCCCATTACCACTGA
- the LOC113506351 gene encoding partitioning defective 3 homolog isoform X2, with amino-acid sequence MKVTVCFGSVRVLVPCGAGDLLVRDLVREATHRYKKATGQGPETWVGVRALRASSGGILDPDDRVRDVADDRETLTAECTAQAPQPRAAQADGASGSSAGTASPDMFRGGGGVGGSMRVPDTDSCVEVGAADLEDGANGLQVRRGSEPTLHQDTLPPQRQVSEQTKRWSAAVVCRDDSSRVTQKVHPLPDGRPPDAPDRHSHGQHFQRQSNRLSMQFSGPGSGVWLDAAERVQSYGSKSLPRDARREPLGQDTPVNNHQNHRVEDMLRWVSGVNNVASVHPVQERPLDLLPEGGSSERAISGLEEPLAVSGGGKPAAAVRVALVKGEKGLGFTITTRDNPTGGHCPIYIKNILPKGAAVTDGRLRAGDKLVSVNNVPVSGLTQQQVVTLLRNTPTDSTVEIVIERNVPNRTQRVEPQQSPTKYIEKAIGTPPSNAIEANKSSENGRVSSIVNAINQNSANSSMRGRIPKSSSKDDLLSKDLSNDSALQEALNSSSNSLLSLRNRLILRLDVPVHDSEKAGLGISVKGKVTVGADPQDLGIFIKSVLHGGAASRDGRLHTNDQLLSVNGVSLVGQSNAEAMETLRRALLHARPPRTGSITLTIARRTDSMDSLARWKDDTPPNGNDTTNSNENSQNYNTVIYNASSDKENKPADNYHQKYDANQNEGFDSHDGRSSKKHASIVTINNNNSWVSNQSDDSKGYLERDKDTAPHDSKRDSFEWSRLDGWNPVIDRLTGLRNESYYMATQVEAPVANGHHYRQNLGHVHMSRSPPAHHNVIIEEDYGTTKGSGGGESGSESGAGFSRDAVGRRSMSEKRHAALDAKATGTYKKIKEIKAINSLQVGPSLGMRKSSSLESLQTAIQETQRNPRAEPIYARAHPPLKHWLTDDNNGPDIIRGSPQQSSLSHKKPSLLKSLSTMFRIGKPHKKPEQEVYGRSQPGRASEKSLSRDALERQSRIEEREKEEESKSQQRSEASHSRQGSSGSGGERANKRERRAPPYRAPPHQQHPQAMDSAWGPTGHYVNYEEIQQNLNARREKLSEVQIGQMRRQVNAQRAKAEEESRRAGAGGYHSQRSCREGGVRPQSNYYEYESAPPRRPGKLSHYH; translated from the exons GGTCCGGAAACATGGGTGGGTGTCCGAGCGTTGCGCGCCAGTTCGGGTGGCATCCTGGATCCCGACGACCGCGTGCGAGACGTGGCGGATGACCGGGAGACGCTGACGGCCGAGTGCACTGCGCAGGCGCCGCAACCGCGCGCCGCGCAGGCAGATGGCGCTAGTGGCTCCTCTGCCGGCACCGCCTCCCCGGATATGTTTCGG GGTGGCGGTGGCGTTGGTGGCAGCATGCGGGTCCCCGACACGGATTCGTGCGTGGAAGTGGGCGCAGCAGATCTGGAGGACGGCGCCAATGGCCTGCAGGTGCGGCGCGGCAGCGAGCCCACGCTGCACCAGGACACGCTGCCGCCACAGCGACAG GTGTCAGAACAAACGAAGCGATGGTCGGCAGCGGTGGTCTGCCGGGACGACAGTAGCCGCGTGACGCAGAAAGTGCACCCACTACCGGACGGGCGGCCGCCGGACGCGCCGGACCGACACTCACACGGCCAACACTTCCAGCGACAGTCCAACCGACTCTCCATGCAGTTCTCTGGACCTGG GAGCGGTGTGTGGCTAGACGCAGCGGAACGGGTACAAAGTTACGGCAGCAAGAGTCTTCCTAGAGACGCACGGAGAGAGCCCCTGGGGCAAGATACACCTGTTAATAATCATCAAAATCATAG GGTAGAAGACATGCTGAGATGGGTGTCTGGTGTCAACAACGTGGCGAGCGTGCATCCTGTACAAGAACGGCCACTTGATCTCTTACCTGAAG GTGGCAGCAGCGAGCGCGCGATCTCAGGCCTTGAGGAGCCGCTGGCGGTGTCGGGCGGCGGCAAGCCCGCGGCCGCCGTCAGGGTCGCGCTCGTCAAGGGGGAGAAGGGACTCGGCTTCACCATCACCACGCGCGACAACCCCACCGGCGGACACTGCCCCATATACATCAAGAATATACTGCCTAAG GGTGCTGCAGTAACAGACGGTCGGTTACGAGCGGGAGACAAACTGGTGTCTGTAAACAACGTGCCGGTGTCAGGCCTCACGCAACAGCAAGTCGTCACTCTACTAAGGAACACCCCCACCGATTCTACTGTAGAAATCGTCATAGAAAGAAATGTACCTAATAGGACCCAg AGGGTAGAACCCCAACAAAGTCCAACGAAATACATAGAGAAAGCCATCGGAACGCCTCCGTCTAACGCAATAGAAGCCAACAAGTCTTCAGAGAACGGTCGCGTGTCTAGCATCGTGAACGCTATCAACCAGAACAGTGCCAACAGCTCTATGAGAGGCCGGATACCTAAGAGCTCCTCCAAAGATGACTTGCTCAGCAAGGACTTAAGTAACGATAGCGCGCTGCAAGAAGCTCTCAATTCTTCGTCTAATTCT CTGCTAAGTCTTCGCAACCGCCTGATCCTGCGGCTGGACGTGCCGGTGCATGACTCGGAGAAGGCGGGGCTGGGCATCAGCGTGAAGGGGAAGGTCACCGTGGGGGCAGACCCGCAGGACCTCGGCATCTTCATCAAGTCCGTACTGCACGGCGGGGCCGCGTCTAGGGATGGCAG GCTACATACGAACGACCAGCTGCTGAGTGTGAACGGCGTGTCCCTCGTGGGGCAGAGCAACGCCGAGGCGATGGAGACACTACGGAGGGCGCTCCTACACGCGCGGCCGCCGCGGACTGGCAGCATCACACTCACTATCGCTAGGAGGACTG ACAGCATGGATAGTTTAGCAAGGTGGAAAGACGACACGCCGCCAAATGGAAACGATACCACCAACTCAAATGAGAACTCACAAAACTACAACACTGTGATCTACAATGCGAGCAGTGACAAAGAGAACAAACCTGCCGATAATTACCACCAAAAGTATGACGCTAACCAAAACGAAGGCTTTGACAGCCATGACGGAAGAAGCAGTAAGAAACACGCCTCCATAGTCACgataaacaacaacaacagctgGGTCTCCAACCAATCAGACGACAGCAAAGGGTATTTAGAAAGAGATAAAGATACTGCTCCTCATGATAGCAAAAGAGATAGCTTTGAATGGAGTCGGTTGGATGGATGGAATCCAGTGATAGATAGACTGACGGGTTTGAGGAATGAGAGTTATTACATGGCGACGCAAGTCGAAGCGCCGGTAGCGAATGGTCACCATTATAGACAGAACTTAGGGCATGTGCACATGTCGCGGTCGCCGCCTGCGCATCATAATGTTATCATTGAAGAAGACTACGGTACTACGAA aggcagcggcggcggcgagtCGGGCAGCGAGTCGGGCGCGGGCTTCAGCCGCGACGCGGTGGGGCGCCGCTCCATGTCGGAGAAGCGCCACGCCGCGCTCGACGCCAAGGCCACCGGGACCTACAAGAAGATCAAGGAGATTAAAGCTATCAACT CATTGCAAGTGGGACCATCATTAGGCATGCGgaaatcatcaagtttggagTCACTACAAACAGCTATACAAGAAACCCAAAGGAATCCGCGCGCTGAACCAATATACGCACGTGCCCATCCAC CTTTAAAACATTGGTTGACGGACGACAACAACGGTCCCGACATCATACGGGGCTCGCCGCAGCAGTCCTCACTCTCACATAAGAAGCCCTCATTACTCAAATCATTATCTACCATGTTCAG GATAGGCAAGCCTCATAAGAAACCTGAGCAAGAAGTGTATGGCAGGTCCCAGCCTGGCCGAGCGTCAGAGAAGTCCTTGTCAAGAGACGCGTTAGAGCGGCAGAGCAGGATAGAAGAGAGGGAGAAAGAAGAAGAATCTAAGTCACAACAGAG GTCGGAGGCGTCCCACTCGCGGCAGGGCAgcagcggcagcggcggcgagcgcgccaACAAGCGGGAGCGGCGCGCGCCGCCCTACCGCGCGCCGCCGCATCAGCAGCACCCG caGGCAATGGACAGCGCGTGGGGTCCCACCGGGCACTACGTCAACTACGAAGAAATACAACAAAACTTAAA CGCGCGTCGCGAGAAGTTGAGTGAGGTGCAGATAGGACAGATGAGGAGACAGGTCAACGCACAGAGAGCCAAGGCCGAGGAGGAGAG TCGTCGGGCAGGAGCGGGTGGCTACCACTCACAGCGCTCCTGTAGGGAGGGAGGCGTGCGGCCGCAGTCCAACTACTACGAGTACGAGAGCGCGCCGCCGAGGAGACCAGGCAAACTCTCCCATTACCACTGA